From one Dysidea avara chromosome 9, odDysAvar1.4, whole genome shotgun sequence genomic stretch:
- the LOC136265635 gene encoding stathmin-like, which produces MAFEIIFDDRCVFNCKKIPSSLQKKQKGSNLTKELLQSKIDAAEQRRKALEEERQQKIQVKLEHHRQIMDALEAFQKAQIEKTKAELDMKMSTNKQNRENHFRELRNRLKENNNKVTAAVEANKIKPLHPPPWPVEHSN; this is translated from the exons ATGGCATTCGAAATTATATTTGATGATAGATGTGTCTTCAATTGCAAGAAGATACCCAGTAGTCTGCAAAAGAAGCAAAAGGGATCCAACCTGACCAAGGAACTTTTACAATCTAAAATTGATGCAGCTGAGCAGCGTAGAAAG GCTCTGGAGGAAGAACGACAACAAAAGATACAAGTGAAACTTGAGCATCACCGTCAAATTATGGATGCTCTGGAGGCCTTTCAAAAGGCACAAATTGAAAAGACTAAGGCAGAGCTTGATATGAAAATGAGTACTAACAAGCAGAACAGGGAGAACCACTTCCGTGAATTAAGGAATCGTCTTAAAGAGAATAACAACAAGGTGACGGCAGCCGTTGAAGCCAACAAAATCAAGCCACTTCATCCTCCACCATGGCCAGTTGAGCACTCAAACTAG
- the LOC136265628 gene encoding EH domain-binding protein 1-like, whose amino-acid sequence MATVMKKVKRAGKRASKYQYTANFQSVVVECVKEKWLPHKLSVAWSRRGRRHFTSVRPWKASPDNRKRGVIVWPELEEIDITITLYKGQKDKKFETKEWEFAVIDTDESGKRKILANTMINMAEYASMLGLDQSLLLKLKPVSKKIRVVTLEVNLTSIFLKEGKATDDDMQSIASNLSCSKLSIIGILEDDVSMSSRSRGGSFDDRNSNNSRPVTPVMEATLIESQDELIKWAKRMTIGYRGLKITNMTTSWRNGLGFLAIIHHFRPDMLNYDELSALNIKENNQRAYLLARELGISCTIDPDNMASATVPDKLAIASFVYQLHSYFNENIPSAVSSLAVNKSIQPLPQKGMAEFDKITMSKLDSDSSLVGTGGSPSSDRLRKYSRHMMENHNDTSANSATAAAATTNDETVKELFPKVQAADMNGIDEVVNEEEPLSNNDELFPRIDGGKSEQTETQQDIPSTEDVPNLVVNSPQDVPPDKGVLANIHAKSPDKKKTIEDNMADQVVVLNPPQYQTPQPVVSNDTTTDPQAVINLDNTVSEISQVNQPEQSLNRRRKLPSLPNLMPSAQSSREAELKQRAQDLIRKASEGDVLLTKNDDSRESELKERAQQLLNAYQSESSPGTNKRIVKTGGGVRVTGNTSQKPNIHVVQKATVVQQQKPAVTPSSSSTCGQDNEVMKQENNNEDLSQESDDNKTAVDDTKNVSDGKESEKEDVKAPAKQAAAVPRQKHRRKKPGMPVAKPVSKIPSSTALRMADNPPADKPVKPVNPLPIRNRSPVQSEDTDDSSDTVKAMKNNVSTTPISRSGTQSPDSTQSPSAWSSHSVDLEESILQSRSDFVVTELRQLQVKLKELDEKASFIELDLRNCMDQGNKEQEERRMKEWFQLLSEKNDIIRRQMELNLIEREEDIERKEYLLRRELRALSAINEDIKTKEQKDQEAKLLQELLRTVEERNNIEQRKMNTQAQKESEAAGFEKAQNRSANLAKNNPASNSNNQNCVIS is encoded by the exons ATGGCTACGGTGATGAAGAAAGTCAAGCGGGCTGGCAAGAGGGCCAGTAAATACCAATACACGGCTAATTTCCAGTCAGTTGTCGTGGAGTGCGTCAAGGAGAAATG GCTTCCTCACAAATTGTCAGTCGCTTGGTCAAGAAGGGGCAGAAGACATTTCACTAGT GTCCGTCCATGGAAGGCTTCACCTGATAATCGTAAACGAGGAGTAATTGTTTGGCCTGAATTAGAGGAAATTGACATAACCATCACTCTGTATAAG GGACAGAAAGACAAGAAATTTGAAACAAAAGAATGGGAATTTGCTGTGATTGAT ACTGATGAATCAGGCAAGAGAAAAATACTTGCTAACACCATGATCAACATGGCGGAGTATGCATCAATGCTCGGGCTTGATCAGAGCTTGTTGCTTAAGCTCAAACCAGTTTCTAAGAAGATCAGAGTGGTCACTTTGGAGGTTAATCTCACATCGATTTTCCTAAAAGAAGGAAAAGCAAC TGATGATGACATGCAGAGTATAGCTAGTAACCTCAGTTGTTCTAAACTATCCATCATCGGGATACTGGAGGATGATGTGAGCATGTCATCAAGATCTAGAGGAGGATCATTTGATGACAGGAA TAGCAACAATAGTAGACCTGTGACCCCTGTG ATGGAAGCGACTTTGATAGAGTCCCAGGATGAGTTGATCA AGTGGGCAAAGAGGATGACTATTGGATACAGAGGACTGAAGATAACCAACATGACCACTTCGTGGAGGAATGGTCTCGGGTTTCTGGCCATCATCCATCATTTCAGGCCTGATATGTT AAACTATGATGAACTATCAGCCTTAAACATAAAAGAGAACAATCAAAGG GCTTATTTACTGGCTAGAGAACTTGGCATATCATGTACAATTGACCCAGACAATATGGCCAGTGCTACAGTACCAGACAAACTGGCTATAGCATCGTTTGTGTACCAATTGCACTCGTATTTTAATGAGAACATTCCGTCAGCTGTCAGTTCTCTTGCTGTCAATAAAAGTATTCAACCTTTGCCACAGAAAGGCATGGCTGAATTTGATAAAATTACAATGTCCAAGTTAGACTCTGACAGTAGTCTGGTAGGAACTGGTGGGTCCCCATCTTCTGACCGGCTAAGAAAATACTCACGGCACATGATGGAAAATCATAATGACACCTCAGCTAACAGCGCCACTGCTGCTGCAGCTACTACTAATGATGAAACAGTCAAAGAACTTTTCCCCAAAGTACAGGCTGCTGACATGAATGGAATAGATGAGGTGGTCAATGAAGAAGAACCTTTAAGTAACAACGATGAACTATTTCCACGAATTGATGGTGGTAAGTCAGAGCAAACAGAAACTCAACAAGACATACCCAGTACTGAAGATGTGCCAAATCTTGTTGTTAATTCACCTCAAGATGTTCCACCAGACAAAGGTGTACTTGCAAACATTCATGCAAAATCTCCAGATAAAAAGAAAACAATAGAAGACAACATGGCAGACCAAGTAGTAGTACTTAATCCTCCACAATACCAGACACCTCAGCCGGTAGTCAGTAATGACACTACTACCGACCCTCAAGCTGTTATCAACCTTGATAATACTGTCAGTGAGATTAGT CAAGTCAATCAGCCTGAACAAAGCCTAAATCGTAGAAGAAAACTGCCATCACTTCCTAACTTGATGCCCTCAGCACAG TCATCTCGTGAAGCAGAACTGAAGCAGAGAGCTCAGGACCTGATAAGAAAAGCTAGTGAAGGAGATGTACTATTAACtaaaaat GATGATTCTAGAGAGTCGGAGCTTAAGGAAAGAGCTCAGCAACTTCTAAATGCATACCAGTCAGAGTCTTCACCTGGTACCAACAAGAGGATTGTGAAAACAGGAGGTGGTGTACGAGTGACTGGTAACACTTCCCAAAAACCTAATATCCATGTGGTTCAGAAGGCCACCGTTGTGCAACAGCAGAAACCAGCAGTTACTCCTAGTAGTTCTTCTACTTGTGGACAagacaatgaagtaatgaaacaagaaaaTAATAATGAAGATCTGAGCCAAGAAAGTGACGATAATAAAACAGCAGTTGATGATACCAAAAATGTTAGTGATGGGAAAGAAAGTGAAAAGGAAGATGTTAAAGCACCTGCAAAACAGGCTGCCGCTGTACCTAGACAAAAGCATAGAAGAAAGAAGCCGGGAATGCCAGTAGCAAAGCCTGTTTCAAAGATCCCATCATCAACAGCTTTGAGAATGGCTGACAATCCACCAGCTGATAAACCTGTTAAGCCTGTCAATCCTCTTCCTATACGGAATCGTTCTCCTGTACAATCAGAAGATACAGACGATAGTAGTGACACTGTTAAAGCTATGAAGAATAATGTGAGCACCACACCTATTAGTAGGAGTGGTACACAAAGTCCTGACAGTACTCAA AGTCCTTCTGCATGGAGTTCTCACAGTGTAGACCTGGAGGAG AGCATTTTGCAGAGTAGAAGTGATTTTGTTGTTACAGAGCTAAGGCAACTACAGGTAAAACTAAAAGAACTAGATGAAAAGGCTTCATTCATTGAACTTGATTTGCGTAATTGTATGGATCAAG GTAATAAGGAACAAGAAGAGAGACGGATGAAGGAGTGGTTTCAACTGTTGAGTGAGAAGAATGATATTATTAGAAGACAAATGGAACTAAACTTGAT AGAAAGAGAAGAAGATATTGAAAGAAAAGAATATTTGTTGAGAAGAGAACTAAGAGCTTTATCAGCCATAAATG AGGATATCAAGACTAAAGAACAAAAAGATCAGGAGGCAAAGTTATTACAGGAACTGTTGAGAACAGTTGAAGAACGTAATAATATTGAACAAAGAAAAATGAACACTCAAGCACA GAAAGAATCTGAAGCTGCTGGATTTGAAAAGGCACAAAACAGAAGTGCTAATCTTGCTAAGAACAATCCTGCCAGTAATTCCAACAATCAGAATTGTGTTATCTCATAA
- the LOC136265634 gene encoding ras-related protein Rab-14 has translation MAGGPYNYSYIFKYIVIGDMGVGKSCLLHQFTERKFMSDCPHTIGVEFGTRIIEVSGQKIKLQIWDTAGQERFRAVTRSYYRGAAGALMVYDITRRSTYNHLSSWLTDARNLTNPNTVIFLIGNKSDLDGQRDVTYEEAKQFAAENGLLFLEASAKTGDNVEEVFLETAKKIYQNIQDGNIDLNAAETGVQLKPSATPQERREPQKEPSGCGC, from the exons ATGGCAGGAGGACCGTACAATTATTCCTATATATTCAAATATATCGTAATAG GTGATATGGGTGTTGGTAAATCATGTCTACTACACCAGTTTACGGAAAGAAAAT TCATGTCTGATTGTCCACACACAATTGGAGTAGAGTTTGGTACTCGAATAATAGAAGTGTCTGGGCAGAAGATTAAGCTTCAGATTTGGGACACAGCTGGTCAAGAAAGATTTAG GGCTGTCACACGTAGCTACTACAGAGGTGCAGCTGGTGCTTTAATGGTCTATGATATCACAAG GCGGAGTACCTACAACCATCTTAGTAGTTGGTTGACTGATGCTAGGAACCTAACTAACCCGAACACG GTAATATTCTTGATTGGAAATAAATCTGATCTTGATGGACAG AGAGATGTAACGTATGAGGAAGCTAAACAATTTGCAGCAGAGAATG gTCTGCTTTTCTTAGAAGCAAGTGCAAAAAC TGGAGACAATGTGGAAGAGGTCTTCCTGGAGACAGCTAAGAAAATTTATCAAAACATTCAAGATGGCAA CATTGACTTGAATGCAGCAGAAACAGGCGTCCAACTCAAACCATCAGCGACACCACAAGAGAGAAGAGAGCCTCAGAAAGAGCCAAGTGGTTGTGGCTGTTAA